A genomic region of Clavibacter michiganensis subsp. insidiosus contains the following coding sequences:
- the eno gene encoding phosphopyruvate hydratase, translating to MAAIEAVNAREILDSRGNPTVEVEVLLEDGTFTRAAVPSGASTGAFEAYELRDGDAGRYLGKGVQKAVAAVIDEIGPAIQDLDAADQRIIDATMIELDGTENKSRLGANALLGVSLAVAKAAADSAELPRYRYLGGPNAHTLPVPMLNVINGGSHADTNVDIQEFMLLPVGASTFSEGLRWGVETYHALKSLLKKKGLSTGLGDEGGFAPNLDSNRAALDLLMEAIDAAGFTAGKQIALGLDVASSEFYSDGAYTFEGQKVDAAHLTAYFADLVASYPLITIEDPLDEDDWAGYDHFTAELGAKVQIVGDDLFVTNPKRLADGITRGVANSILVKVNQIGTLTETLDAVALAQRSGYTTVLSHRSGETEDTTIADLAVAVDAGQIKTGAPARSERVAKYNQLLRIEQDLGAAAVYAGRSAFPRFQA from the coding sequence GTGGCAGCCATCGAAGCAGTCAACGCACGCGAGATCCTCGACTCCCGGGGCAACCCGACCGTCGAGGTCGAGGTGCTCCTGGAGGACGGCACGTTCACGCGCGCGGCCGTCCCGTCCGGCGCATCCACCGGTGCCTTCGAGGCGTACGAGCTGCGCGACGGCGACGCGGGCCGCTACCTGGGCAAGGGCGTCCAGAAGGCCGTCGCCGCCGTCATCGACGAGATCGGCCCAGCCATCCAGGACCTCGACGCCGCGGACCAGCGCATCATCGACGCCACGATGATCGAGCTCGACGGCACCGAGAACAAGTCCCGCCTCGGCGCGAACGCGCTCCTCGGCGTCTCCCTCGCCGTCGCGAAGGCCGCGGCCGACTCGGCCGAGCTGCCCCGCTACCGCTACCTCGGCGGCCCGAACGCGCACACGCTGCCCGTCCCGATGCTCAACGTCATCAACGGCGGCTCGCACGCGGACACCAACGTCGACATCCAGGAGTTCATGCTCCTGCCCGTCGGCGCGTCCACCTTCTCCGAGGGCCTGCGCTGGGGCGTCGAGACGTACCACGCGCTCAAGAGCCTGCTGAAGAAGAAGGGCCTCTCCACCGGCCTCGGCGACGAGGGCGGCTTCGCGCCGAACCTCGACAGCAACCGCGCCGCGCTCGACCTGCTGATGGAGGCCATCGACGCCGCCGGCTTCACGGCCGGCAAGCAGATCGCGCTCGGCCTCGACGTCGCGTCCAGCGAGTTCTACTCCGACGGCGCGTACACGTTCGAGGGCCAGAAGGTCGACGCCGCGCACCTGACCGCGTACTTCGCGGACCTCGTCGCGTCCTACCCCCTCATCACCATCGAGGACCCGCTGGACGAGGACGACTGGGCCGGCTACGACCACTTCACCGCCGAGCTCGGCGCGAAGGTGCAGATCGTCGGCGACGACCTCTTCGTCACCAACCCGAAGCGCCTCGCCGACGGCATCACGCGCGGCGTCGCCAACTCGATCCTCGTGAAGGTCAACCAGATCGGCACGCTCACCGAGACGCTCGACGCGGTCGCCCTCGCCCAGCGCAGCGGCTACACCACGGTACTCTCGCACCGCTCCGGCGAGACCGAGGACACGACCATCGCCGATCTCGCGGTCGCGGTGGACGCGGGCCAGATCAAGACCGGCGCCCCCGCCCGCAGCGAGCGCGTCGCGAAGTACAACCAGCTCCTCCGCATCGAGCAGGACCTCGGCGCGGCCGCGGTCTACGCCGGCCGCAGCGCCTTCCCGCGCTTCCAGGCCTGA
- a CDS encoding FtsB family cell division protein: MARFPGLDTLRARRAPRPRIERVPVALPDGDAPAGNWLRSMRFSGFSVMVLVLLVLTVVVLAPGLRIYLEQRQQLSSLQSAVDAQKGTIAQLQDQRARYDDPAFLKAQVRDRLFYVMPGETSYLVRGLPAASGDAATTPDGAPISADLQETKQDWVQALLGSALTSALSDTPPDQLQGSVQGGDQ, from the coding sequence ATGGCCCGCTTCCCCGGCCTCGACACCCTCCGCGCCCGCCGCGCCCCGCGCCCGCGCATCGAGCGCGTCCCCGTGGCGCTGCCCGACGGCGACGCCCCCGCGGGCAACTGGCTCCGCAGCATGCGCTTCTCCGGGTTCTCCGTGATGGTGCTGGTGCTCCTCGTCCTCACGGTCGTGGTGCTCGCCCCCGGCCTCCGCATCTACCTCGAGCAGCGGCAGCAGCTCAGCAGCCTGCAGAGCGCGGTGGACGCCCAGAAGGGCACCATCGCCCAGCTCCAGGACCAGCGCGCCCGCTACGACGACCCCGCCTTCCTCAAGGCCCAGGTGCGCGACCGCCTCTTCTACGTGATGCCCGGCGAGACGAGCTACCTCGTCCGCGGGCTGCCCGCCGCATCCGGCGACGCCGCCACGACGCCCGACGGCGCGCCCATCAGCGCCGACCTGCAGGAGACGAAGCAGGACTGGGTGCAGGCCCTCCTCGGATCCGCGCTCACGAGCGCCCTCAGCGACACCCCGCCCGACCAGCTCCAGGGATCCGTCCAGGGAGGCGACCAGTGA
- a CDS encoding DUF501 domain-containing protein — MTRPPFDPPSERDVRVVTAQLGRPARDVVGIAARCVCGNPTVVSTAPRLTDGTPFPTLYYLCHPAATAAISHLEAEHVMAELQDDLAEDEALRDAYAAAHASYLADRESILVVPELAGVSAGGMPVRVKCLHALAGHALAAGPGVNPIGDIALARASWSPDVCECADHDAA, encoded by the coding sequence GTGACCCGACCCCCCTTCGACCCGCCCTCCGAGCGCGACGTGCGCGTCGTCACCGCCCAGCTCGGCCGCCCCGCGCGCGACGTGGTCGGCATCGCCGCCCGCTGCGTCTGCGGCAACCCCACCGTCGTGAGCACCGCCCCGCGCCTCACCGACGGCACGCCGTTCCCCACGCTCTACTACCTGTGCCACCCCGCGGCCACGGCCGCCATCTCGCACCTCGAGGCCGAGCACGTCATGGCCGAGCTGCAGGACGACCTCGCGGAGGACGAGGCGTTGCGCGACGCGTACGCCGCCGCCCACGCGTCCTACCTCGCCGACCGCGAGTCGATCCTCGTCGTGCCCGAGCTCGCCGGGGTCTCCGCGGGCGGCATGCCCGTGCGCGTCAAGTGCCTGCACGCCCTCGCGGGCCACGCGCTCGCGGCGGGTCCCGGCGTGAACCCCATCGGCGACATCGCGCTGGCCCGGGCCTCCTGGTCGCCGGACGTCTGCGAGTGCGCCGACCACGACGCGGCATGA
- a CDS encoding S8 family serine peptidase: MILAPGPRPSIRPVRRAARVAAAGILALAAALTAATPAQADPVREREYWLADYGIEQAWLTTRGEGVKVAVIDTGVDASVADLRGAVVGGTDVSGVGSADGSKPVGASNEHGTKVASLLAGRGTGTGSGVIGVAPAASVLSVSVALGGPTPGARDEDAQIADAVRWAVDNGASVINMSLTRNSLDWPESWDRAFLYAYQHDVVVVAAAGNRGSGTTEVGAPATIPGVLAVAGVDRAGAASFDASSQGITIAVAAPSEQLVGVEPGGRYVQWSGTSGAAPLVSGVVALVRAAHPELKADDVVERVLATARQKGQPEIYGRGLVDASAAVTDGVAPASGKPLGDLEEWVRLYRRAPAATPDPAASATPEAAPAVPADAPTADPAADALPTAGELRQVGIPALVLSVFAALAAAMAVVAWRHFRRLLRKG; encoded by the coding sequence ATGATCCTCGCGCCGGGCCCGCGCCCGTCGATCCGGCCGGTGCGGCGCGCGGCCCGGGTGGCCGCCGCCGGCATCCTCGCCCTCGCCGCCGCGCTCACCGCGGCGACGCCCGCCCAGGCGGATCCCGTGCGCGAGCGCGAGTACTGGCTCGCCGACTACGGCATCGAGCAGGCCTGGCTGACCACCCGCGGCGAGGGCGTGAAGGTCGCCGTCATCGACACCGGCGTCGACGCCTCGGTCGCGGACCTGCGCGGCGCGGTCGTGGGCGGCACGGACGTCTCGGGCGTCGGATCCGCGGACGGCTCGAAGCCCGTCGGCGCCTCGAACGAGCACGGCACCAAGGTCGCGTCGCTCCTCGCCGGCCGCGGCACGGGCACCGGATCCGGCGTGATCGGCGTCGCCCCGGCGGCTAGCGTCCTCAGCGTCTCGGTCGCGCTCGGCGGCCCGACCCCCGGCGCGCGCGACGAGGACGCGCAGATCGCCGACGCCGTCCGCTGGGCCGTCGACAACGGCGCGAGCGTCATCAACATGTCCCTCACCCGCAACTCGCTCGACTGGCCCGAGAGCTGGGACCGCGCGTTCCTCTACGCCTACCAGCACGACGTCGTGGTCGTCGCGGCGGCGGGCAACCGGGGGAGCGGCACCACCGAGGTGGGCGCGCCCGCCACGATCCCGGGGGTACTCGCGGTCGCGGGCGTCGACCGCGCGGGCGCCGCGAGCTTCGACGCGTCGTCGCAGGGCATCACCATCGCCGTCGCCGCGCCCAGCGAGCAGCTCGTGGGCGTGGAGCCCGGCGGCCGGTACGTGCAGTGGAGCGGCACCAGCGGCGCGGCACCCCTCGTCTCCGGCGTGGTCGCGCTCGTGCGGGCCGCGCATCCGGAGCTGAAGGCCGACGACGTGGTGGAGCGCGTGCTCGCCACCGCACGGCAGAAGGGGCAGCCGGAGATCTACGGCCGCGGGCTCGTCGACGCGTCCGCCGCCGTGACGGACGGCGTCGCGCCCGCGAGCGGGAAGCCCCTGGGTGACCTCGAGGAGTGGGTGCGGCTGTACCGCCGTGCGCCCGCCGCGACGCCGGATCCCGCCGCCTCGGCCACGCCGGAGGCCGCGCCCGCGGTGCCCGCCGACGCCCCCACCGCCGACCCCGCGGCCGACGCCCTGCCCACCGCGGGCGAGCTCCGCCAGGTCGGGATCCCGGCCCTCGTCCTCTCCGTCTTCGCGGCGCTCGCGGCGGCCATGGCGGTCGTGGCGTGGCGGCATTTCAGGCGGCTGCTCCGGAAGGGGTAG